The DNA region GGTCCGCAGATTGTCGATGTGGAAGTAATAGCCAATACGGAACCCGCATCGAGTTATACCAAGTTTAAGTTGGAGGTTAAGAAGTGATCTGATAAATAAATTTGGTATTAGAACATTTACACCAATTCAAAAGCATTTTCTCAAATGGTCATTGCTGATTGAGCATTGTGTATTGAGCATTAGATTAAGCTAAAAAGCTCAATAGCTAAAAAGCTAAAAAGCTCAATAGCTTAACTGCTTAACAGCCCAACAGTCTAACAGCCCAACAGCCCAACAGCCCAACAGCCTAACAGTCTTCATTTCAAGCGATACTTTAAAATTAACTTACCCCACACAATTTTACTAATATATACAAATTTGTTACATAAAATATTGATAATTAATTAAATATCTATTAATAATTCAAAATATTAATTACATTTTATTATATTCCTATCAGGGGAAACCCTGAATTTCTAAAAAATTTCTTAATGAAATTAGGATGCTACGGAAGCAAAGTGCTATTTTCGTGTCGTATTCTTCCCTTTGTTACTTTAGATCGTTCTGATCTAATGCCTCAATCACATTGTCTGGTTTTGTCAATGAATGGCTTCCCCAGATTTTGGTAAGCATTGAAAACTATTAAATATTATTATCATGAGGCATTTAGTACAATTTAAAGCATCCCCCGTAAACTACTGCTTGATGGTGGCATTATTATTAATGACTGCCTGTACTAAGGACGAATCTAGCGTAGTCATCAGTGAACTCAGTAAAACCAAACTGGAAAATGGCAAAATTGCCAATGACTGGATGGCTTTGAGTTTGCAGTTGACGTCCGAAACTCCTGGTTATACAGCACCCATCGCCAGCAGAGTGTATGCCTACTTAGGCCTTGCTATTTATGAAACCGTTCAATTAGGTATGGATCGCCAACCTAGCTTGCAGGGTAAATTAAATGGCCTTTCTAACAACAGCCTTCCCATTATTGCTGAAGGTGGAGAAGTGAGTTGGTCACTGGCTGTAAATGATTGCATGTATGCATTGTTTAATCATTTTTACAGAAATACAGCTCCGGCTGGATTGAAAAAAATCCAGGACTTGTATCAAACCAATGACATTGAGTTATCAAATACAGTAAACCCTGACATTGCTAGAAAATCCAGGTTGTTTGGACAAATGATGGGAAAAGCTATTTATGAGTACTCCCTTACAGATGGACAAGATTTGGCTTATCTAAACAACTATCCTGTAAATTATACCCCCCCACAGGGTCAGGGTTTATGGGCTCCAACTTCCAATCAAATTAAAAAACCACTCTTGCCATATTGGGGAGAGGTTCGAAGCTTTGTAAAGGAATCTCAAGAAATTGATTTAAATACACCTCCAACTTATTCTAAATCTACCAGTTCAGTATTCTATGCCTATGCATTGGATGTAAGAAACAGAGTAAAAAATTTAGATGCCAATACCGTAAGTATGGTTAAGTATTGGAATGATGATCAGGACAATGCAATATCAGTTTCAGGCCATATGATGGCCATCCTGGTAAGCATTCTGAATAAAGAAAATAAAGACCTGGCGTTCACTGCAAAAGCATATGTGATGTTGGGGATTGGATTGCATGACGCAACCGTTGCTGCTTGGAAAGTAAAATATAAATACAACATGCTTCGTCCGGAAACCTACATCCGCGAAAACATCGATGCGGATTTTGAATCCTTAATCAGTTCGCAGGCAACTCCGGAATATTCTGCTAGTCCATCTGCAGTAGCAATGACCAGTTCAGAAATTTTAAATGAATTGTTTGGTTACAATTACGCATTTACGGATCGTACCCACGAGTTCAGAAAAGATATCAACGGTGCACCACGGGCTTATAAATCATTCCAGCAAATGGCGGATGAAATCAATATGTCCAGTTTGTATGGAGGAATCCACTACCGTTTTAGTCTGGAAGCCGGACAAAAACAAGGAACCTACATCGGCAAAACCATCAACAGTCTAACAATGTAAGTATAATAGGGCCCAAATTCTGACCTGAAATAGCTCCTCAAAAGGGAGCTATTTTTTTTTTGTTCAGGTAGAAACCTGGGGTTTAAATCCCAGGTTTTTAAGCTTGGAATTTGCAAATTGATTTTAACACATTTCAAACCAATCTCATTCACAAACAATTTCATGCTTTTTAATGCCTGCTTTTGATTTTATAAGCATTCCGCAAATGCCCATCCAAATTCTAATTTGGAAAATTGACAGGTAAATGTATATTTATACTAAAATTGTGAACATGAGAACTTTAATAAACCGCTCTTTAGGGGTAATTCCCATTTATATTTTATGCATACCGCTTGCAATGCTTTGTTTTTGCAATACCGGATTTTCTCAACAGGCCTGTGATATTTTGCAATGCAATGATGCTGCAAAAATTAAAATTGAGATTGGAAAAAGCTATCCAATTTCAGCTGCTGATTTATTAGACATTGGATATTGTACCGACCACAGCTATAAATTAGACTATTTGTACAAGGGTATTTTGAACCCATTGGATACCATTACTTCAAACACTCCAAGTTTTTTTCAATACCGTATAGTGGATCAAACCAATGGAAATTCGTGTTGGGGACACATTACGCTTATAAAATTGGATTGCATTGATGATTTTATTCCGGTAAAGAGCAATAAATCGTATAATTTATTTTGTTACGAATCTTTTAAGGTGGATGACTTGGGTTTTAATATTCCGGATAGTGTGGAACTGATTAAAACGGGCGACAATCAATTTACTGCCAGTAATTGGGCGCGTTGCGGTGCGGTTAAAATCAAAGTCGTACGAGATTTTACAATCCACGGTACCTGCGATTCATCATTTATGCAAATTATATACAGGACCTGGCGAGTAACCAGTCCGGATAATCGGAGTTTTGATTTTACAGACACCATCACAGTATCTTATTGGAATATAGACTCCAGCTATAAATTACCGGATTACAATGGGATAGATCAGCCCGTTTTTGATTGCAGAAACTCCTGGCTTCGCGGCCGAAACGGAAATCCGGATGGCACATTAAGCTTTGAGAAAAATTACAAAGCCTGTAATACCTTGGGTACCACCTATACGGATGATACCTTATCAATCCAACCGGAAGGATGTCATCGTATTTTAGAATTGAGAAGAAACTGGTTCATTCTCAATTGGTGTAATTTTGAAACGTTTAATCTTTCACAACTTGTTTATGTGCGATGTTACAACGACAGTATTAATCCTGTGGCTCTCTGTAAATCTGGAATCATTGAATTCCAATTAAATCAAAACAATGTATTAACCCTTAATGCAAACGAACTTTTACAAGATGCTACCGATAATTGTGGATTAGCTCAAACCAGTTGGGATGAAGCAGGATTCATCCAATCAAAACAATTTGGATTGGCGGATACCGGAAAAATTCTTGATTTGAAAGTATGGGTCTATGATTCATCCGGAAATAAAACTTCTTGCGATGTGCAAGTTAAAATTCTGCCCAATCAGATCGTACGTATAGATCCCATGTTGCAAACTGAAAATTTAAAATTGTTTTGCATTCCTAACCCGATGCAAACGTCCTCAACCATTTTTTTTGAATCTGATAAATTCCGGAATGGGAATATAAATATTCGGAATCAGAATGGCGAGTTAGTTTTTAAAATGCCAATCATATCAAATTTATCTAATAAATGGGTGTATTATTTGAAAGATTCAGACCTTCCTATTTCAGGAGTCTATTATTTGACATATCAAAATGAGGGAATATTTAAAACGGTTAAGTTGGTACGATTCTAATTTTCGGATAAGCAATTAATATTGAAGATGAATGGAAGAAAAGCCACGAATTAAAGACGAATTGAAGATGGGATAAAAGCCACGAATGCACGAATTAAAATTTGGAGTATAAAGCCAACTTTTCAATCTAATAGCGTCTAACAGTCTAATAGTCTAACAGCCCAAATTCAGCAATCAGCAATAAGTGGTCAGTAGTCAACTTCATTAAAGTCGTTCAGTCCTACAGTCCTACAGTCCTACAGTCCTTCAGCCGTTCAGCCGTTCAATTACTTTGCCCTTCAATCCTTTCAGCTATTTTACTACACTACCTAAATACCAATCTTCTTTGGCACTGATGAAGGTCAATCTACCATCAGCATCTTCTGCCATAAGGATCATGCCGTTTGAATCGATGCCTTTTAGTTTGCGGGGTGCAAGATTCGCTAAAAAAACAACTTGACGGCCGATAATTTCTTCTGGTTTGTAATATTCAGCAATGCCGCTTACAACAGTTCGTTTTTCGAAACCTAAATCTATTTCCAGCTTCAATAGTTTATCTGCTTTGGCAACTTTTTCTGCAGCAATGATTTTTGCAGTGCGTACATCAACTTTGGCAAAGTCATCGTAGCTGATGGTTTCTTTTAATGGCAAATGTTTTGATTCCATATTAGTTTCAGAATTTATTGGTATCGTTTGATTTTCGCTGTGGTGAAGTTTGTCAATTTGTTTTTGAATGAGTTCGTCATCCAGTCGTGTAAATAAATACTGCGCTTCCTCAATTTTATGACCGGCTTCAATGATAAATTCCCCTTCAGCAATTTTTGTGAGCATATCCTCCAATTCGCCGCTTGCGTTTAGATCCGGAAGATTCAACATCTTTCGAAGTTTAATGGCCGTAAATGGTAAAAATGGTTGCATGGTCATACTCAATGCTGCAACATAATGTAAAGCCAAATTCATAACCACCTCAACCGTTTCAGGTTGAGATTTTTGAATTTTCCAGGGTTCGTTATTTTGTAACAATTGATTTCCGGCAGTACAAATATCCATGAGTGCTTTAAGTGCAGCGCGAAAATCGTATTCCCGGATGTGTTGATTGACTTCCTGGATCAGATCAAAGAGGTAAATTAATTCGGCATCATGAAATCCACCCAATTCATCTCCTGCAACACCTTCAATAATTTCATCCGGATCAAAATCGGGAACCACTCCTTTGTAATATTTGTGAGTAAGTGATAAGACCCGGTGAATAAAATTGGATAAGTTATTTACCAGTTCATTGTTATGTGCATCCTGAAACCCTTTCCAGGTAAATTCGCTGTCTTTTTGTTCCGGCATATTTTTAATCAAATAATACCGAAGTGAATCTTCTAAACCCGGAAGTTCTTCTAAAAATTCATGCACCCATACTGCCCAATTTCTGGAAGTCGAAATTTTATTTCCTTCGAGATTCATAAATTGATTGGCCGGAACATTGCTGGGTAAATTGTAGCCACCGTGGACTTTTAAGATGGCCGGAAAAATGATGCAATGAAATACAATATTATCCTTTCCAATAAAATGGATTAATTCAGATTCCGGATCTTTCCAATATGATTCCCAGTCTTTATTTTGTTCTTTTGCCCATTGTTTGGTTGAAGAAATATATCCTATGGGTGCGTCCATCCAGACGTATAATTTTTTTCCTTCAGAGCCAGGTATTTCTTTGGGTACATCCACACCCCAATCCAGATCACGGGTCATTGCTCTTGGTTGCAGGCCTCCTTCGATCCAGGATTTACATTGACCCAGTACGTGATTTTTCCAGAGATCCGGATCGTGATGTTCCTGACCATCCAGGCTGCCATTTACGATAAAATCTTTGATCCAGTTTTCATATTCATCCAGTGGAAGATACCAGTGTTTGGTTTTGCGTTTTTCCGGAGTTTCCCCGCTGATCACACTTTTTGGATTGATGAGGTCGGTAGGATTCAAAGAGCTGCCACAGTTTTCACATTGATCGCCGTATGCATTTTCGTTGCCACATTTTGGACAGGTACCCACAATGTAGCGATCTGCTAAAAACTGTTGGGAACTAAGGTCATAAAATTGTTCGGATTCTATTTCGCGAAATGCTCCTTTATTGTAAAGATTCAGAAAAAATTCTTGTGAAGTTTGATGATGCAAAGGATCTGAGGTCCGATGGTAGTAATCAAATGAAATTCCAATCCCCTGAAACGTTTTTTGAAATAACTCATGATAGGTATTGATAATTTCAGAGGGTGTTTTTTTTTCTTTAAGAGCCCGCATGGTAATAGCGGCCCCGTGTTCATCTGATCCACAAATGAAGACAATATCTTTACCCATCAATCGCTGAAACCTTACATAAATATCAGCAGGCAGATACGCACCACAAAGATGGCCCACGTGCAAAGGCCCATTTGCATAGGGAAGTGCAGCAGTAACCAAATGACGTTTGAATTGGATCATCCTTGTTTTTAACAAATTCGAACAAAGATAAACTTCTGGTCTTATATATAGAATTTTTATATATAGGCTAAAATGATGTGAGTAAGCCCCGGAGGAGGCTATTAAATCAGGAAATGCGCTATTTTTGCCCTATTGGATTTTGTACAGCCGAAGTGGTGAAATTGGTAGACACGCACGTTTCAGAGGCGTGTGTTCGCGAGGACATGCGGGTTCGAGTCCCGCCTTCGGCACCAATCAGGTTCGGGTGCAGACGAAGCTTCGCTTGTCGGCATGGTGACATCCAATAAAGAAAATATTGTGTGTAGAATAAACATTCATTGGATCGTCAGCATCCCTCATTTAAAAGGAAGGCAAGCCTTCCTTTCTGATATTAGTTCGTGTTGGTATTTCAAAGATTTATTAGCTTTCCTAAAATTTAGTGTATGAAATCATCGGTTGGTTCCTTTGCTTGGGCAGATTTAACAGTAGAAAAAGCACCCGAAATCCGCGATTTTTATGCTTCGGTCGTAGGATATTCATTTACAGAAGTCTCAATGGGCAATTATTCAGATTATTGTATGAATTCATTAGACGATGGCCAAACCAAAGCAGGTATTTGTCATGCCCGCGGTGGAAATGCCGAACTGCCTCCCATGTGGTTGATTTACTTTAATGTCCGGGATTTGGACGCCAGTTTAAATAAATTAAAAGAATTGGGTGGAGTAATTCTAAGCGGACCAAAATCTTATGGTGGAAATTCCCGCTATGCAGTCATAAAAGATCCGGCAGGAGCATGTTGTGCATTGTTTCAGGAAGAGTAGGATCAAAGACTAATTTTTAATTTGGTGGACAAGCCTTATCAATGTCTTATTCATTTTGCTTAAAAAGCTAAATTTCAACCATGCATAAGATTTTAAAATCTGTAAGTTCATTCAATAACTACATTTGTTTAAAAAATATTTCTGAAATACTAAGCAGCAAAAACTAAAATATTATTTGAATTATTTTATTAATAAATACAATTATTAATATACTAAAGAATAAAAAGACAGAGGAATAAAATTCAGACGGTTCATATTTCCTTCAAAGCATTACTTAAAATATTAAACATTGAAATATACCTAAAGTAAACTTGTAGAATTTCATCATGAAGGTATTCCTTACTGAAAGCATGGCAACATACTAACATTATAAAAATTAGAACATTATTGCATTGTGCATTGCAAGATTGCAGCATTTTCTATAGACTAAAAACTTCTTTTCTAAAGACTAAAATTGCAGCATTGCAATATTTTATTTTCTCGAATAATTTGGCGATTCTTTGGTAATGGTAATATTGTGTGGATGAGATTCATTGATTCCGCTGTTGGTGATGCGCACCAATTTTGCTTTTTGTAAATCTTTAATGGTCTTAGCCCCTACATATCCCATACTGGCTCTCAGTCCGCCGATGTATTGCACCATCACTTCCGAGACCGAACCTTTAAAAGGGACACGTCCTTCAATGCCTTCCGGTACCAATTTTTTTATATCGTCTTCTACATCCTGAAAATAACGGTCTTTGCTACCCAGTTGCATAGCTCCTAAAGATCCCATGCCGCGATAGACTTTGAATTTTCGACCTTCATAAATGATGGTTTCACCGGGTGCTTCTTCGGTTCCTGCAAATAAGGAACCTCCCATAATTGAATGTGCACCGGCAGCAAGCGCTTTTGGAATGTCTCCGGTATAGCGAATGCCTCCATCGGCAATAATGGGGATACCTTTCTTTTGAATTGCTTTGGCGGCTAAGGCAATTGCAGTCAGTTGGGGCACACCAACACCGGCAACGATGCGTGTAGTACAAATGCTGCCCGGACCTACGCCAACTTTTACTCCATTGACTCCGGCGGCAA from Saprospiraceae bacterium includes:
- a CDS encoding vanadium-dependent haloperoxidase encodes the protein MRHLVQFKASPVNYCLMVALLLMTACTKDESSVVISELSKTKLENGKIANDWMALSLQLTSETPGYTAPIASRVYAYLGLAIYETVQLGMDRQPSLQGKLNGLSNNSLPIIAEGGEVSWSLAVNDCMYALFNHFYRNTAPAGLKKIQDLYQTNDIELSNTVNPDIARKSRLFGQMMGKAIYEYSLTDGQDLAYLNNYPVNYTPPQGQGLWAPTSNQIKKPLLPYWGEVRSFVKESQEIDLNTPPTYSKSTSSVFYAYALDVRNRVKNLDANTVSMVKYWNDDQDNAISVSGHMMAILVSILNKENKDLAFTAKAYVMLGIGLHDATVAAWKVKYKYNMLRPETYIRENIDADFESLISSQATPEYSASPSAVAMTSSEILNELFGYNYAFTDRTHEFRKDINGAPRAYKSFQQMADEINMSSLYGGIHYRFSLEAGQKQGTYIGKTINSLTM
- a CDS encoding T9SS type A sorting domain-containing protein: MRTLINRSLGVIPIYILCIPLAMLCFCNTGFSQQACDILQCNDAAKIKIEIGKSYPISAADLLDIGYCTDHSYKLDYLYKGILNPLDTITSNTPSFFQYRIVDQTNGNSCWGHITLIKLDCIDDFIPVKSNKSYNLFCYESFKVDDLGFNIPDSVELIKTGDNQFTASNWARCGAVKIKVVRDFTIHGTCDSSFMQIIYRTWRVTSPDNRSFDFTDTITVSYWNIDSSYKLPDYNGIDQPVFDCRNSWLRGRNGNPDGTLSFEKNYKACNTLGTTYTDDTLSIQPEGCHRILELRRNWFILNWCNFETFNLSQLVYVRCYNDSINPVALCKSGIIEFQLNQNNVLTLNANELLQDATDNCGLAQTSWDEAGFIQSKQFGLADTGKILDLKVWVYDSSGNKTSCDVQVKILPNQIVRIDPMLQTENLKLFCIPNPMQTSSTIFFESDKFRNGNINIRNQNGELVFKMPIISNLSNKWVYYLKDSDLPISGVYYLTYQNEGIFKTVKLVRF
- the metG gene encoding methionine--tRNA ligase is translated as MIQFKRHLVTAALPYANGPLHVGHLCGAYLPADIYVRFQRLMGKDIVFICGSDEHGAAITMRALKEKKTPSEIINTYHELFQKTFQGIGISFDYYHRTSDPLHHQTSQEFFLNLYNKGAFREIESEQFYDLSSQQFLADRYIVGTCPKCGNENAYGDQCENCGSSLNPTDLINPKSVISGETPEKRKTKHWYLPLDEYENWIKDFIVNGSLDGQEHHDPDLWKNHVLGQCKSWIEGGLQPRAMTRDLDWGVDVPKEIPGSEGKKLYVWMDAPIGYISSTKQWAKEQNKDWESYWKDPESELIHFIGKDNIVFHCIIFPAILKVHGGYNLPSNVPANQFMNLEGNKISTSRNWAVWVHEFLEELPGLEDSLRYYLIKNMPEQKDSEFTWKGFQDAHNNELVNNLSNFIHRVLSLTHKYYKGVVPDFDPDEIIEGVAGDELGGFHDAELIYLFDLIQEVNQHIREYDFRAALKALMDICTAGNQLLQNNEPWKIQKSQPETVEVVMNLALHYVAALSMTMQPFLPFTAIKLRKMLNLPDLNASGELEDMLTKIAEGEFIIEAGHKIEEAQYLFTRLDDELIQKQIDKLHHSENQTIPINSETNMESKHLPLKETISYDDFAKVDVRTAKIIAAEKVAKADKLLKLEIDLGFEKRTVVSGIAEYYKPEEIIGRQVVFLANLAPRKLKGIDSNGMILMAEDADGRLTFISAKEDWYLGSVVK
- a CDS encoding VOC family protein — protein: MKSSVGSFAWADLTVEKAPEIRDFYASVVGYSFTEVSMGNYSDYCMNSLDDGQTKAGICHARGGNAELPPMWLIYFNVRDLDASLNKLKELGGVILSGPKSYGGNSRYAVIKDPAGACCALFQEE